A single window of Eucalyptus grandis isolate ANBG69807.140 chromosome 1, ASM1654582v1, whole genome shotgun sequence DNA harbors:
- the LOC104428060 gene encoding uncharacterized protein LOC104428060 produces MLVFFTGVIKNVERLLALYLSSLPRLREKMILQYNSTVDKDNELIEELNVQGDEYSNEEKAKLAESIVVVKHAYYYHQIFKFFLGELMVPDGERKMTRECFQKVSAMDALRVISVQLQFIYEVLYTKALAIHSKKSYICRFIAFTNVVLALVLFNRLKKHRFTIIDLEITYMLLFGGIVLDVIGVFKLIFSDWTIAKIKWHKTRSPKLPSFPLKLVFAMSELRKPRFSKREAKSSANVSYTILDTPFILRRWSESISACNLLSESLKESPRTMYKGNQYWGIIIFSDICSFPFHMAKKIISLFHQAGKTITKGCGQKNMEVMIADTKYVSNNPFIKELWIFIFKEVRRKSENTDDLMEMKKIFEARGDMFLQNCARGINCGNLLKYVTPAIYGFSILTWHFATEIWYNREKQFMSYIARNDEREFSKILSDYMLYLFLNQANLVSAIVGISQITSAATLAELRRYIDDTTKDVEGLCKMLYDDRFGPLDPMSPLSAGIKLAQEMESLGEMKWKVMSGVWVEMLLYAAGHTKVEEHLKVPNKGGELLTFVWLLMVHFGFYNYICEMPTDMQSP; encoded by the coding sequence ATGTTGGTGTTTTTTACTGGGGTCATAAAAAATGTGGAGAGGTTATTAGCACTTTATCTCTCAAGTCTCCCGAGGCTTAGGGAAAAGATGATCTTGCAGTATAACTCTACTGTTGATAAAGATAACGAGTTGATTGAAGAACTTAATGTTCAAGGGGATGAATATTCTAatgaagaaaaagcaaagcttGCTGAGAGCATTGTGGTGGTGAAGCATGCTTACTATTATCATCAAATCTTTAAGTTCTTCCTTGGAGAACTCATGGTCCCAGATGGAGAACGCAAAATGACCCGCGAATGTTTCCAAAAAGTTTCGGCAATGGATGCACTGAGGGTAATATCAGTCCAACTTCAATTCATTTACGAGGTGCTCTACACAAAAGCATTGGCAATCCATTCCAAGAAGAGCTACATTTGCCGCTTCATAGCCTTCACTAATGTTGTACTGGCTTTGGTCTTGTTCAATCGCTTGAAGAAGCATCGATTCACCATAATCGACTTGGAAATTACTTATATGCTTCTTTTCGGAGGAATTGTACTTGATGTAATAGGCGTGTTCAAGCTCATTTTCTCCGATTGGACCATTGCCAAAATCAAGTGGCATAAGACAAGATCACCTAAACTACCTTCATTTCCCCTCAAGTTGGTATTCGCCATGTCTGAACTAAGGAAGCCCCGGTTCTCCAAGCGTGAAGCAAAGTCCAGTGCCAATGTTAGTTACACGATTTTAGATACGCCATTCATATTACGAAGATGGTCAGAATCTATCTCTGCTTGCAATCTTTTATCCGAGAGCTTGAAGGAAAGTCCCAGAACGATGTATAAAGGTAATCAATACTGGGGCATCATCATTTTTTCTGATATCTGTAGTTTTCCATTTCATATGGCTAAGAAAATCATCTCTCTTTTCCATCAAGCTGGCAAGACAATCACCAAAGGTTGTGGTCAGAAGAATATGGAAGTGATGATTGCGGATACAAAGTATGTGTCAAATAATCCCTTTATTAAGGAGCTATGGATCTTCATCTTTAAAGAGGTGAGACGTAAATCCGAGAACACAGATGATCTGATGGAGATGAAAAAGATATTTGAGGCTAGAGGTGATATGTTTCTCCAAAATTGTGCGAGGGGGATCAATTGTGGTAATCTTTTAAAGTATGTTACCCCGGCTATTTATGGCTTCAGTATTTTAACGTGGCATTTTGCTACTGAAATTTGGTATAACAGAGAGAAACAATTTATGAGCTACATAGCCAGAAATGACGAAAGGGAGTTCAGCAAGATCCTCTCTGACTATATGTTATATCTTTTTCTTAATCAGGCAAATTTGGTGTCTGCTATAGTGGGCATTTCCCAAATCACATCAGCAGCTACGTTGGCCGAGCTACGGAGGTACATCGATGATACAACCAAGGATGTGGAGGGGCTATGCAAGATGTTGTATGATGATCGGTTCGGACCCTTGGATCCAATGTCCCCACTCAGCGCAGGGATCAAATTGGCCCAAGAGATGGAAAGCCTCGGGGAAATGAAGTGGAAGGTGATGAGTGGAGTGTGGGTTGAAATGTTGTTATATGCAGCAGGTCATACTAAGGTAGAGGAACATCTGAAAGTGCCCAACAAAGGTGGAGAGCTTCTAACCTTTGTTTGGTTATTGATGGTTCATTTTGGTTTTTACAACTACATTTGTGAAATGCCAACGGATATGCAAAGTCCCTGA